TGAGGCTGAACATTTAGCCAATCAAGGTGTTAAGGAACTAATCTTAATTGGTCAGGATACAACTTCATATGGACTCGATATTTCGGGAAAAAGAGAGATTGCGAAGCTTTTGCAATCTCTTTGTATGATAAATGGCATTGATTGGATAAGACTGATGTATGCTTATCCGACCCAATTTCCATTGGATGTTTTAGATATAATTGCCAACGAAGAAAAAATTTGTAAATATATCGATTTGCCGGTTCAGCATATTTCCGATGAGATTTTAAAATCGATGAGAAGAGGTATTTCAAAACGAAAAACTTACGAGCTGCTTGAAACAATTAAAAATAAAATTCCTAATCTTGCACTAAGAACAACATTAATTACGGGTTATCCGACTGAATCTGAAAAATGTTTTAATGAGTTGGTCGAATTTATTAATCAAATTAGATTTGATAGACTCGGGGTATTCACCTATTCAAGGGAAGAAGATACTACAGCATTTGAACTTGGAGATCCGATACCAGATTCAACCAAGAGAGAAAGAAGAGATCTTATTATGGAGCTTCAAAGAGATATTTCACTGTCAAAAAATCGTCTATTGGAAAATAGTATTGTGAATGTCATTGTGGATGAAAAAATCAATTCAGATATTATCGCGAGAACTGAAAAAGATGCTCCGGAAATTGATAATGAAGTAATTATTACGAGCAGTGATAATAATATAGATATCGGTGAGTTTTACAGTGTTGAAGTCACCGATTCAACCGAATATGAATTATATGGTGAAATAGTAAAATGAAAAAAGTGTTAGTGTATTTATTATTTTTTATCGTACCTGCAATTTCTTTGTCACAAGTGGAAAATGTTTCGAGACTTGCAGTTCGAACCGTTAATCCATTTTTCTATTATAACGCATTAAATTTTATTGATGAAGATTCTTCGTTAACACGTATTGATCTGTATATCCAAGTTCCGTATACACAATTAACATTTATAAAAGATGGTAATTCATTCCAATCAATTTACGAAATAAGTGCTGGCATTTACGATCAAAACGACAAGATCATTACAGAAAAAATTTGGAGTGAGAGGATAACACTCGCGTCTTATTCCGAGTCAATTTCACGCGGCGGGAGTAATATCAGCTTGAGATCATTCCGACTGCAGCCCGGTACTTACAAAATCAAGATTTACATGGAAGATCGTGAATCAAAGCGAAATGCAACCGCAAATGCAGAATTAAATGTTAGAGATTTTAGGACTTACAGTTTCTCAGTAAGCGATATTCTACTGGTTAAAGATTATTCAGAAATTGCGGGCACAAGAAGAATTATTCCAAATATTACTAACAATATTGTCTTCAGCGATAGCGGCTTTTATATTTTCTGGGAATTTTATAAACAATCAGAGGATTCGCTATATAATGTAAATTGTAAAATCAAGAATCAGGATGGACAGGTGATACTGGATTTTGATACTCCATACAAATTTCTGACAAATAAAAATCCGGTGTTTTTAAAAATTCAAAAACAAGATTTCAAACTCGGCGAATATGTTGTAACCGTCTCGGCAATTTCGAATAATTCGAATGAAGGTCCTTATAATGTTTCCAAAAAAATATTTTCGAGATGGATTGGCGTTCCCAAAAGCGTAGTCGACTTAAACAAAGCAATCGAACAGATGATATACATCACTTCACGGGAGAATATTGAAAATATGTTGAGTATTAAAGAGGAGCCAGAAAGATTTAACATATTCATGGATTTTTGGAAATCAAAAGATCCTACTCCTTCTACTGCTGATAATGAATTGATGGATGAGTACTATGGAAGAATTGATTATTCAACAAAAAATTTTTCTAATTATATGGAAGGATGGAAAACTGACATGGGAATGGTGTTCGTTATTCTGGGCCCGCCGAATAATGTTGACCGTTATCCATTCAATTATGATACCCCAGCACATGAAGTTTGGGAATATTATAATCTAAACAGAAAATTTGTTTTTGTTGATTACAGCGGTTTTGGTGATTATCGCTTGTTGAATCGCGATTATTCAGAATGGTTTAAATACAGATAGAAATTCTTTTCTTGAAGAGGATGTCCGCATATAGATCAGATATAATTGTATTAGGGACAATTGTATTCGACATTTTTGTACCTGAAGTAAGCGCTTTTCCCAAAAAAGGAAGTGCGGTTGCTATGAGTGATTTTCCGACAAGCATTGGTGGGTGCGGAGTTAATTCCGCAATTGTTCTCTCACAGCTTGGAGCAAAAGTTTCACTTATTGGGAGTTCCGGAAAAGATATTTTCGGTAAATATATTTTAGAGGAATTAAGTAAGTGTAATGTCGATTCATCCATGCTGAATGTTGATGAAAAATTTCCAACCTCAACGTCAATTTTGTTCATCGATAAAAAGGGGGAACGAAGTTATTTGCATAGTTCGGGTGCTAATAAAAAAATTATAATTAATGACGATGTACTAGCTGGAATTTCATCTGCAAAAATTTTTCATATCGGCGGTGCTTTGCTTATTCCCGGTTTTGACGGTAAATTAATGTCCAATACTCTTAAATGGGCGAAGAAGAATAAAACTCTAACTTCTGTTGATCTCGGATGGGATACATCTAATAAATGGATGAAAAAATTGAATTCTTCTCTTCCATCCATCGATATTCTAATGCTGAATGATGCTGAGCTAAAAGCTTTAACCAAAAAAAGAAATTTAGAAACCGCAGTGAATTTTCTACATACTCTTGGGCCAAAAGTAATTGTCATCAAGCTTGGGAAAAAAGGTGCTTTCGTTTCAAAAGATCTTTTAAAAGTTCATGTCCCAGCAATTAATGTTAAGGCAATTGATTCGACGGCTGCCGGTGATAGTTTTGCCGCCGGATTTTTATTCTCAATTCTTAAAGGTGGAAATTTAATTGACAGCGTTAAGCTTGGCAACACGCTTGGTGCATTAGCTGTTCAAAAATATGGTTCGCTTTCAACAGGAGTAATTTTTTCTAAAGTTTTGAATTTTGCAAAGCAGAATTATGATTTTAACGGTCTCGCTTAATCCTCTTCTCGAAAAAACTTTTTTTTATGATAAAGTTAATTACAACGATGTAAACAGGGCATCTTCAATTTTGTTGAGTGCGGGGGGAAAAGGAATTAATGTCTCGCGTCAGTTGAATCACCTTAGAGTTGATAATTTGGCAACTGGTTTTCTTGGCGGAGAGAATGGGAAAAGAATAAAAAGTATTCTTCATAAAGAAAACATTAAAAATTCATTCCATCGGATAAAATCAGAGACGAGGGAGGGGATTGTAATAGTTGACAGCAATAATGTACATACATCTTTCTTTGAACCTGATCCCTTTATTTCTAAAATCGAAGTTGATGAGTTTATCGGAAAGACAAAAAAGTCAATACTTAACTCCGAGATGATAATTATTTCTGGAAGTGCTCCAGAAAATCCGAACGGTGAAGATTGCTCAAGAATTTTTGCGGAATTAATTGCATTTGGAAATGAACTCGATAAATTTACGATTGTAGATACTTATGGAAAAAAGTTAAATCAGATCTATTCAAATCCTCCATTGGTAGCTCATGCAAATATTAAGGAAGTGGAGACTTCTTTAGGAATATCCATTTCAAATGAAGATGACATGATCAACTTTCTGAAATCTGATGTGATCGGCGGAATTAAAATTTATTTCTTAACCAATGGTGAGCAGCCATTTTTTGCTGTTAATCAAAAATATATTTATCGAATTGAACCATTGGAAGTCAATACTCTTAATTCAACCGGATCTGGTGATGCGTTTATGGCTGGATTAATTTTTGGGCTTCATCACAATCAACCGTTTGAAGATATATTGAGATTCGCGACCGTCTGCGGCTCGCTTAATGCGTCTATGATGGAAGTTTGTCGAGTACCTCTGGATGAGATAATGAGAGAACTTAATCAGGTTCAGATACAAAAATTGAATTGAGTGTTTTTAACAAGATTTTTTTATTCTATTATGAAAATTAATTTTATTTATTTCATAATATTTATCCTTTTTCTGTGCAGATTTTCTGTGGCGCAAACTTCAAATTATATAATTGAACTTGAGGGATTGGACCAGACTTCACCGCAAGATTATGAGGGGATCACACAATCAAACTTTACGGCTATTGGTGACTCAGCAGTTACAATCATAAAAGAAAAAACCTCTTCAGTTTTAACCTCTTTGGGATTTATTGATCATTCACTTGAAATTACTCTAACCGATACTTCTCAATCGGAAAAGGAGAAAACAATTCGTGTGAAGGTAATCGAGGGTAAAAAATATATTGTTGATGAGATCATCGTCGAAAGCAGCTCTTTAGAGGATGATTCGCATCTAATCAGAGAACTGAACATATTAACAGGAACTCCTCTGAATGACGCTGCTGTAATTGCCGTCAGTGATAAAATATTGGAACACTATTTAAATGAAGGTTTCCTCTTTGCCAGAGTTAAATTAAACGGCTTTGAAAAATTAGAAGAGGACGAAGATGAAGTTCAAGTAAAACTTAATTTTATTATTGTTCCTGAAAGGAAATCTGTAATTGACAAAGTTCTTACAGAAGGAAATGATGCCACAGATGCAGATGTTATTGTACGGGAGATTCGATTAACTGAACGAAGTGTGTTCAATCAATCTCTTTCTGAAAAAATTGTGAGAAGATTGAAACGACTGAACATATTTTCTAGAGTTGGAACTCCAGAATATTTTATCGATCAAAATGATAAAGGGACTCTGAAAATATCTCTTGCAGAAGGGAATACTAATTCTTTTGATGGGATCATCGGATATATCCCCGGAACTAGCGGAAAGGAGAAAGGATATTTCTCGGGTCTGGTTAATATGTCTTTTCGGAATCTGTTTGGAACGATGAGAGCATTTTCGCTTAAATGGCAGCAGGTAAGCCGAAGCTCGCAAGATTTAGAAATTAATTATTTTGAACCGTGGCTGTTTGGTCTGCCGATAAATTTATACCCAAGTTTCTTTCAGCGGAAGCAGGATTCAACATATGTTCAAAGAAATATAGGATTAAAAACCGAGGTGCTCGCATCCGAGTTTCTATCGTTTAGTTTGTCAGTCCATTCGGAAAAAGTTATTCCTTCCGCGGAAAGAACGATTTCCTTGCTTAGCAGAAGTACTTCCCTATCGGTGGGCGGTGGAGTCAAATTTGATACAAGGGATGATGTATTTTTTCCAACTGAAGGATTAGTTTTTCGAACAGACTATTTTTTGATCCGAAAAGAAATTACAAAACAAATAAAATCTTCATCCGCACGAATTGATTTAAGAAAGATCGTGGCGGATTTTGATTATTACCAGCCTACTTTCACTAATCAAATTTTCGCTGTAAGTGTGCATGGAAGAGAATTACGCGGAAATGATTACGACATTAGCGATTTATTTCGGCTCGGTGGAACAAACACACTGCGCGGGTATGAAGAAAATCAGTTCAGCGGTTCGCGGCTGCTTTGGATGAACAATGAATACAGAGTGTTGCTTGCAGAAAAAAATTTTGTTTTTGTTTTTCTTGACGTTGGTTATTATTACAGAAATATCATGAACGATAATCTTTCAAAAGTTAAATTTGGGTATGGACTCGGTGTAGCGGTCGATTCACCTCTTGGGATCTTAAAAGTAAATTATGCTCTCGGCGAGGGAGATTCAATCTCAAAAGGAAAAATTCACTTCGGAATAATTAATGCCTTCTAATTTCATTCTTCGCTTTGCAGTATATCTGAAAATTCTACGTCTGACAAACTTTGTTATTGCATTCGCGAGCATATATTTTGCCGTACTGATTGCGAATGAGGATTTAGCTTTTCAATTAAATACTTTTTTCGCCGCACTTTCTGGTGCAGTCATAGGCGGCGCCGGGATGGTTATTAATGATTACTTCGATTTCGAAATCGATAAATTGAACCGGCCCGAGCGTCCAATTCCTGCTGGATTGATTTCAAAAAATAATGCTCTGAAATATTATATCATCCTTAATGCCATTGCTTTCATAATGCTTTATAAAACCGGCGTGATCGTCTATGTGATTGCATTGTGTTCGATGGTTCTGATTTTTTTCTACAGTTTCAAATTAAAAAGACTTCCGCTTGTTGGAAATTTGTGTGTTGCGTTGATGACTGGGATCGCATTTATTTTTGGCGGTGCTGTTGGAGGAAATATTCAGAACCTGATAATTCCTGCTGTATTTGCTTTCTTAATTAACCTTGCCAGGGAAATTATAAAAGCTACTGAAGACTTAGAGGGGGATAAACAATTTCATTTGCGCACATTTCCAATCGTGTTCGGCGATAAGATCGCGCTGAAACTTGCATTCTCAATTTTAATCCTTTTAATGTTTTTTACTTTGTTACCATATATTTTCAAGATTTATAGCTTAACATACTTTCTTATTATTGTTTTTGGAGTGAATGCAGTTATAATTTATTCAATACTTTCTCTTCAGTCCGATTCTTCAAAAAGCAATTTAAGAAGAATTGGAAATTTGATTAAATACGATATGGCAATTGGTTTGCTAGCGATTTATTTAGGCATTAAATGAGAACCTATCAGCGAATTGAAAAAAAATATTTCAAAGCCGGATACAAATTAATTGCCGGAACCGATGAAGCAGGCAGAGGTCCGCTTGCAGGCCCTGTCGTTGCCGCTGCCGTAGTTTTTCCAAGGAAAGTATGGATCGATGGAATCAACGATTCAAAAAAGCTGAGCTTATCGGAGCGGCTGGATCTTGAATCAAAAATAAAATCAAAAGCATTAGCATACTCTGTTCAGTCAGTTAATCATTCAACTATAAACGAGATAAATATTTTAAACGCTTCTCTATTGGCAATGAAAAAAGCTATCGAGTCTCTTGGTGTTAATCCGGATATAATTTTGGTTGACGGAACAAAACTATTCGATTCGCAAGTAAAGGCCGAAGCAATTATTGATGGAGATAATAAATGCTTTTCAATTGCTGCAGCATCTATTCTCGCCAAAAATCACCGCGATAGATTAATGTTGGAATATGCCGATAAATTTCCAATCTACAATTTTGAAAAGAACAAAGGTTATCCGACAAAGTTTCACATTGAAGCAATTCTGAAATATGGTCCATGCGAAATTCACCGAAAGAAATTTTTAACTAAAATTTATGAACGACGAATCGAACAAGACTCATTCAAATTCTAAATCAGTTGGAAAAACCGGTGAAGATTTAGCAGAGAATATTTTAATTGAAGCTGGTTATAAAATTATTAAAAGAAATTTCAGATTCGGACACGGTGAAATCGATATTGTTGCAATGGACGGGGACTGTTTAGTCTTTGTTGAAGTAAAGTCACGCCGAACACTTGAGTACGGTGAACCTGAATATTCAATCACTCAATCGAAAATTAAACAGCTAAAAAGAATCGCTGAAGCTTATTACTATATAAACAAAATCGAAAGTCAAGAGTGCAGATTCGATGTAATAACAATTCTCGGTGACTTGAAAAACAATCCTAAAATTAATCATATCAAGAACGCTTTTTACTAATTGTAACGGAGAGATCAAATGAACATTGCGATTGTAATGATTGGCTCGTTAATCGTATTGATAGTCGGCTATAGAACTTATGGAAGATTCGTTGCGAAAAAAATCGGTGTTGATCCGGACGTCCCCACACCCGCCGTCACAAAAAATGATGGAATCGACTATGTACCAACAAAACCGCTAATACTATTCGGCCATCATTTTGCTGCGATTGCCGCAGCCGGTCCAATTGTCGGTCCGACTCTCGCAATTCTTTTCGGTTATCTTCCGGCTTGGTTGTGGATAATTGTCGGTGTAATTTTTATCGGTGCTGTTCATGATTTCACTTCTTTGTTTGTAGCGATGCGCGAAGGGGGAAAATCCATTGCGGAAGTTGCGAAGCGAACACTTGGCAAACAAGGATTTCTATTTTATGTTTCTTTTGCAATCATACTTTGTCTTTTGGTGATTGCTGCATTTCTACAGCTTACTGCAGTCGCTCTTACTTCAAGTCTTCCTCCCGATGATGTGAATTTAACTGCTGGTGAATCTGTACTGCATACAATTGAAATTAGTGGAATTTTAAATATTCAGATTGGCGGCGTTGCGTCTGCATCTGTAATTATTATGACAGTTGTTGCTCCATTAATCGGATGGATGATTTACAAAAAACAAATCAATGTAGTAATTGTCAGCATCATTGCATTCACGGTTGCTTTCGCATCTGTAGTAATTGGATTTTATTATCCGGTGACTCTCGATCCAAAAGTTTGGATGATCATTATTTCCGTTTATGTATTTTTTGCATCGTGGATTCCGGTTTGGCTCATTCTTCAGCCGAGAGATTTTGTGAACGCACAAATCTTATATCTCGGTTTGGCATCGATGGTGATTGGAATAATTGCTGCAGGATTTAACGGTGCAGTAATAAACGTTCCGGTATCAAATATTTCCGGCGCAATGGAGATGCCGAATCTTGGATTGATATGGCCATTCCTTTTTGTTACGATTGCGTGCGGTGCAGCTTCGGGTGCGCATGGTTTGATCTGCGGAGGAACTTCATGCAAGCAAATCTCAAGCGAGAAGCATGCAAAAATGATCGGCTACGGCGGAATGCTGCTCGAAGGATTACTCGCTGTTTGTGTAACACTTATTATCGCCGGCGGATTAGATTTTGAAAAATATAAATCGCTTGTTTACCCGGCTGAAAATCCTTTAAGAGGAAATCCACCGCTCGCTTTTGCACTTGGACTTGGGAATATTTTGAACTATGGAATCGGGCTTCCAACTGTCTATGGAACAATTTGGGGAATACTTTTACTCGAAGGATTTCTAATCACAACAATTGATGCACTAGTTCGGCTCACTCGCTATTTGTTTGAAGAATTGTGGAGTACGTTTTTTACAAATCCTCCAAAAATATTAATGAGCAAAGCTTTTAATAGTCTGATCGTAGTCTCTTTCATGGTGCTTTTGGCTTTCACAAATGCATATGCATCAATCTGGCCGGTTTTTGGTTCGGCCAATCAATTACTCGCTGCGTTGACTCTTATAGCTGTAACTGCCTGGCTTGTGCAGAAAGCGAAAAATTATTGGTTCACTGCCATTCCTGCTGGATTCATGGTGATAACAACTTTGTTTTCTCTCGTTATCTTGTTAGAGAGATATATCTCCGCTTCAAATTGGACGTTGACTATCGCTGATACTTTGCTTTTGATACTCGCAATTGGTGTAGTCATTCTTTCATTCAAGTATTTTTATAATATGCGTGTGAAGCTGAGCACCGAAGCAAATAAAAATTAGTTCTTTCTATATTGATTGAAACAAATTGCTTTTTTAACGTAACTTGTAATTGAAGATTTCGTTTTTAATTGAAACTTAGTACATGGACTTTATAGAACTTCAAGTTGCCGACGAGCTTCATAAGCTGGATGATCTCGTTAAGCAGGATGCATATAATGTTAAAACAGTTAAGATTGTCTATAACCCTTTAAAGTACACTCTTCGAGAGCTTAAAGAAGTTCAGCATTTTATTGAAAGGCATTTTAGAGACGTTCCGATAACTTTTGAAGAATCGGAGGAAAACAAAAACATCTCGTTCATTCTTGGGATTGAATGATTTTGAATTTCAATAAAGACAAAATTTTTATAATTTATAAAGCAAATTGAAACAGAACTTTTTGGATAAAATAATAAACAAGCTGACCTCTCAAGTCTTTGAGTTTTTTGAGATCATTGGCGGAGTAACTACTTTTTCAGTCAAGTTTTTTGCAAGCGTCTTCCGTCCTCCGTATGAAATTACTGAAGTTCGTAAACACATGGATGAGCTCGGAGTGAAAACCCTTGCATTAGTCAGCGTCACTGGATTGATCATTGGATTAGTTTTAGGTATGCAGTCACAGCCGGTTATGGCAAGATTTGGTGCGGAGATGTTCCTTCCAGGAATGATTGCTCTTTCAGTTGTTCGCGAATTAGGTCCAGTGATCACAGCACTAATTTTTGCTGGAAGAGTTGGCTCCGGAATAGGTGCTGAGCTTGGCTCAATGCGTGTTACAGAACAAATCGATGCAATGGAAGTTTCTGCAATCGATCCATTTAAGTATTTAGTTGTAACTCGTGTTCTTGCCTGCACTTTGATGCTTCCGCTTCTGACTGTGTATGTAGATTTTATTGCAATACTTGGCGGATACATTTCAGTGATCATCACACAGAATTTAACATTTGCACTCTATGCTGATCTCGTGATTCGAACATTAAAATTCTCAGATATACTCCCGGGAATAACGAAAACTTTCGCTTTCGGATTTATAGTTGGGATTGTTGGATCATATCTCGGTTATTATGCAAAAAAGGGGACTGAAGGAGTCGGTAAAGCAAGTACAACCGCTGTGGTTATTTCTTCACTACTGATACTTTTGGTTGATGTAATTATGGTACGAATCACATTATTTCTTTTTCCGGAATGATAAAAGTTTCAAAACTAAATATCAGCTTTGGTGATAATATTATTCTTGATGATATTGACTTCGAGGTTCCGAATGGTTCAACAGTTGTTGTACTTGGAAGAAGCGGGATTGGGAAAAGCGTTTTACTGAAGTGTCTCGTGAAATTAATTCAACCCGATTCCGGATTTATTGAGATTGACGGTAAGGCAGTTTTGAATTTGAAAACAAGAGAGCTGAACGAACTCAGAAAAGAAATCGGATTTCTATTTCAGAGCGCTGCACTTTATGATTCGATGAGTGTAGAAGAGAATCTCGCTTTCCCATTAAAAAAACATACGGAGTTGAGCGAAAGTGAAATGCGGGAAAGAATCATAGAAATGCTCGATATGGTTGGCCTGAAAGAAGCATTGAAAAAAATGCCATCTGAATTATCAGGTGGAATGAAAAAAAGAATTGGGCTCGCAAGATCGCTAATTCTTTTTCCAAAGATTATGCTGTATGACGAACCGACTACTGGATTAGATCCCGTTACTTCAAAAGAAATTACTCGTTTAATTCTTGAAATGCAGGACAGATTTAAGATGACAAGCATTGTTGTTACGCATGACATGATTTGTGCTATGAGCGTTGCCGATCAAATTCTAGTGCTCGAAAGTGGAAAGTTTATATTTAATGGCTCGACCGACGATTTGGTGAAATCAAAAAATATGTTTCTGCAAAACTTTTTATCCACGAAATTAGAAGATAATCCGAAGGATGCTTCGGAAAGGAGATGAGAAATGTTAAGATCATTTAAAGGTGCACGACTTGGAATTTTTACTTTTTTAGGAACAATTTTATTAATTATTGGAATTTTTGTAATTGGTAATAAGAATCTTCTTTTTAGAGAAGCCTTCGATCTTAAAGCGTACTTTCCAACAGTCGAGGGTTTACGAATTGGCGCTCCTGTGCGATTGACTGGAATTGATGTGGGTGCTGTGAAGTCGATTGAATTCATTGCAGATACTGTAAATAAAATTTTAGTTACGATGAGAATCAATTCAGATGTACAGCAATTTATTAAGAAAGATTCAAAGGCAAGCATTGAAACCGAAGGATTAGTTGGAAATAAAGTTCTTATAATCAGCGGAGGTTCTGCTGAAGTTCCGAATGTAGAGAATGGAGATTTCCTTTCAGTTAAGATGCCGCTCAGTTACGCTGAAATAATTGAAGAAACGCAAGGAATATTAAGTTATATAAAAGATATTACTCGTGAGTTCGCAACGATTTTGAAAAAAGTAAATGAAGGTGAGGGGACTGTAGGTCAGCTTATTAATGATAAAAAACTTTATCGGAGTATAGACCAAGCTACGCAAACTGCTAATAACACAATGCTCGGATTAACCGGCAGTCTTGAGGATGTGACTGGTGTTGTTACCGAGCTCGGAAAATCTGTTGTGGTTGTAATGTCGGGAGTTGATTCAGTCGTAAAAAAAATTGATAACTTAGTCATTAGAGTTGATAAAGGTGAAGGTGTGCTTGGTGCATTGATTAGCGATAAAAGCGGATATGACTCAGTCAAAGCAATCATTAATAATTTGATTACCACATCCAACGAAGCAAGACTTGGTGCAGAACGTTTCGCTGAAAACATGGAGGCGTTAAAGCACAATTGGTTGTTCAAGGGATATTTTGAAAAACGCGGTTATTGGGAACGTGCTGAGTATGAACGAGAGCTCGGTCAAAAACTTGAAGAAATCAAAACACAACAAAAAGAACTTGAGAAACGAATTAACGAATTGAGAGAGTTAGAGAAAAGAGTTGATGAGGTGAAGAAGTAATGAGTGCTAAGTCGCTCAAAGTTACTTTTTGAAAGAATAGTTGGAAAATCTTGTTCTTACATAACCTATCAATAATTTATCATAAAAATCAGTAACTTTATTATTAATTCACACTCGCAATATGACAAATAATCTCGAAAAAAAATTAATAGTTCGGGGTGCTCGCCAGCACAATCTTAAGAATGTCAATCTTGAAATTCCGAGAAACAAGCTGGTTGTGTTTACTGGGGTAAGCGGTTCGGGCAAATCGAGTCTTGTCTTTGATACGATTTATGCAGAAGGGCAGAGACGATATGTTGAAAGCTTGTCCGCATATGCACGTCAGTTCTTAGAGCGAATGAATCGACCAGATGTTGATTTCATTCAAGGTATATCCCCTGCAGTCGCCATTGAACAAAGACCGCCGGCAAAAAATCCACGCTCAACAGTGGGAACAAATACCGAAATCTACGACTATCTAAGATTGCTATTTGCGCGAGTGGGGAAAACATACTGTACAGTTTGCAGCAATATTGTAAAAAAAGATTCAACTAATTCAGTCATTGATAAACTTAAAGTGTTTCCCAATGAGCACAAACTATTAATTGCCTTTCCGCTTCATGTTCATGGAAAAAAATCTTTGAAAGATGAATTTAAAAATCTGCTCAGTAAGGGCTTTTTCAGGATCTATTCTAAAGGAAAAATTCACGATATCAATGAATGGAAAAATCCCAGATTAAAGAAAGAAGAAATTAAAGTCATCGTAGAACGTATTTCGCTGGATAAAGCTAATGTGGACTCCCTTTATTCAGATTCGATAGAAACAGCTTTTCTAGAAGGAGATGGACGTCTTGTGTTGATTGATTTTGAAT
This region of Ignavibacteria bacterium genomic DNA includes:
- a CDS encoding ABC transporter permease, which translates into the protein MTSQVFEFFEIIGGVTTFSVKFFASVFRPPYEITEVRKHMDELGVKTLALVSVTGLIIGLVLGMQSQPVMARFGAEMFLPGMIALSVVRELGPVITALIFAGRVGSGIGAELGSMRVTEQIDAMEVSAIDPFKYLVVTRVLACTLMLPLLTVYVDFIAILGGYISVIITQNLTFALYADLVIRTLKFSDILPGITKTFAFGFIVGIVGSYLGYYAKKGTEGVGKASTTAVVISSLLILLVDVIMVRITLFLFPE
- a CDS encoding MCE family protein → MLRSFKGARLGIFTFLGTILLIIGIFVIGNKNLLFREAFDLKAYFPTVEGLRIGAPVRLTGIDVGAVKSIEFIADTVNKILVTMRINSDVQQFIKKDSKASIETEGLVGNKVLIISGGSAEVPNVENGDFLSVKMPLSYAEIIEETQGILSYIKDITREFATILKKVNEGEGTVGQLINDKKLYRSIDQATQTANNTMLGLTGSLEDVTGVVTELGKSVVVVMSGVDSVVKKIDNLVIRVDKGEGVLGALISDKSGYDSVKAIINNLITTSNEARLGAERFAENMEALKHNWLFKGYFEKRGYWERAEYERELGQKLEEIKTQQKELEKRINELRELEKRVDEVKK
- a CDS encoding ABC transporter ATP-binding protein, which codes for MIKVSKLNISFGDNIILDDIDFEVPNGSTVVVLGRSGIGKSVLLKCLVKLIQPDSGFIEIDGKAVLNLKTRELNELRKEIGFLFQSAALYDSMSVEENLAFPLKKHTELSESEMRERIIEMLDMVGLKEALKKMPSELSGGMKKRIGLARSLILFPKIMLYDEPTTGLDPVTSKEITRLILEMQDRFKMTSIVVTHDMICAMSVADQILVLESGKFIFNGSTDDLVKSKNMFLQNFLSTKLEDNPKDASERR